A genomic stretch from Acidobacteriota bacterium includes:
- a CDS encoding alkaline phosphatase family protein, with protein sequence MHNRFRVLVASVSIASLALFVACRAGNRPEKFTQKLVIIGFDGLDPDLVERWVAQGRLPHFARLIKEGGLYPLETTVSPESPTAWASFATGVNPGKHNIYDFLVRDTTNYMPDLGMVRREPARFLFSYIPIRKPKVVSIRGGTSFWVTAGRSGVRSSILTVPVTFPPEEVPNGEMLAGLPLPDIRGTMGTFYYFATDLSRYEEGNTEMGGILKRLIFDGDIAHTELAGPPNPIVRQQLQQIRAKGRGITDADRARIAELEAQEDVRVPMTIHWNKREGERSATIEVQGQSIMLKPGGWSRWIDLEFRVNFLVRVHGMAQMYLVNADDELQLYVSPVNWKADNPPMPMSYPESFAGDLYERLGPYRTLGWAEATWPLNEGRLDDRTFMDDLYRAFDDRAQVILSRIDARNWDLMVGVIESTDRVQHMMWRLIDPKHPLYDAALAAKLGDSIERVYRRADQFVGEMLEHLEPGTPILIVSDHGFHSWRKAVNLNTWLVQNGYMTLRGQRAGEKRLDDLFGGGEFWEDVDWSRTRAYAMGIGQIYFNLKGREAEGIVSAGAEYTELAEELSAKLLTFRDPEDGTPIVRAVYKRDDTYKGEYLQNASDLQVGMADGYRVSWQTTLGGAPKEVVYANDRKWSADHGGYDYQATSGVLISTRRLEAGRTPHIMDIAPTVLKYFGLAVPAEIDGKSLF encoded by the coding sequence ATGCACAACCGATTCCGGGTCCTGGTCGCCTCCGTGTCGATCGCCTCGCTGGCGCTGTTCGTCGCGTGCCGCGCCGGCAACCGCCCCGAGAAGTTCACGCAGAAGCTGGTCATCATCGGATTTGACGGGCTCGACCCGGACCTGGTGGAGCGGTGGGTCGCGCAGGGGCGCCTTCCCCATTTCGCGAGGCTCATCAAGGAAGGCGGTCTCTACCCGCTCGAAACCACCGTGTCCCCGGAATCACCCACCGCGTGGGCGTCGTTCGCCACCGGCGTCAACCCCGGGAAACACAACATCTACGATTTTCTCGTCCGCGATACCACGAACTACATGCCGGACCTGGGCATGGTGCGGCGCGAGCCCGCGCGGTTCCTCTTCAGCTACATCCCGATCAGGAAGCCGAAGGTGGTGTCGATCCGCGGCGGCACGTCGTTCTGGGTCACCGCCGGCAGGAGCGGGGTGCGTTCGTCGATCCTCACCGTGCCGGTGACGTTCCCGCCCGAGGAGGTGCCCAACGGCGAGATGCTCGCCGGCCTTCCCCTTCCCGACATCCGCGGCACGATGGGCACGTTCTACTACTTCGCCACCGATCTCAGCCGCTACGAGGAGGGCAACACCGAGATGGGCGGCATCCTCAAGCGACTGATCTTCGACGGGGACATCGCGCACACCGAGCTGGCCGGGCCGCCGAATCCGATCGTGCGGCAGCAGCTGCAGCAGATCCGCGCGAAGGGGCGCGGCATCACGGACGCCGACCGCGCGCGGATTGCCGAGCTCGAGGCGCAGGAAGACGTCCGGGTCCCGATGACGATCCACTGGAACAAGCGCGAGGGAGAGCGCTCGGCGACGATCGAGGTCCAGGGGCAGTCCATCATGCTCAAGCCGGGCGGCTGGAGCCGCTGGATCGACCTCGAGTTCCGCGTGAACTTCCTCGTGCGCGTGCACGGCATGGCGCAGATGTACCTCGTCAACGCGGACGACGAGCTGCAGCTGTATGTGTCGCCGGTGAACTGGAAGGCGGACAACCCGCCGATGCCGATGTCGTACCCCGAGTCGTTCGCCGGCGATCTCTACGAGCGGCTCGGCCCCTACCGCACGCTCGGATGGGCCGAAGCCACGTGGCCGCTCAACGAAGGACGCCTGGACGACCGGACGTTCATGGACGACCTGTATCGCGCATTCGACGATCGCGCGCAGGTGATCCTGAGCCGGATCGACGCGAGAAACTGGGACCTGATGGTCGGGGTCATCGAGTCGACCGACCGCGTCCAGCACATGATGTGGCGGCTCATCGATCCGAAGCACCCGCTGTACGACGCGGCGCTGGCGGCCAAACTGGGCGACTCGATCGAGCGTGTGTACCGCCGCGCCGACCAGTTCGTGGGCGAAATGCTGGAACACCTGGAGCCGGGCACGCCGATCCTGATCGTGTCGGACCACGGCTTCCACTCGTGGCGCAAGGCGGTGAACCTGAACACGTGGCTCGTACAGAACGGCTACATGACGCTCCGCGGCCAGCGCGCGGGCGAGAAGCGCCTGGACGATCTCTTCGGCGGTGGAGAGTTCTGGGAGGACGTGGATTGGAGCCGCACGCGCGCGTACGCGATGGGCATCGGCCAGATCTACTTCAACCTCAAGGGGCGCGAAGCCGAGGGGATCGTGTCGGCCGGCGCCGAGTACACCGAGCTCGCCGAGGAGCTGAGCGCGAAGCTCCTGACCTTCCGGGATCCGGAGGACGGCACGCCGATCGTCCGCGCGGTCTACAAGCGCGACGACACGTACAAGGGCGAGTACCTGCAGAACGCGTCGGACCTGCAGGTGGGCATGGCCGACGGCTACCGGGTCTCGTGGCAGACCACGCTGGGCGGCGCGCCAAAGGAGGTCGTCTACGCGAACGACCGCAAGTGGAGCGCCGACCACGGCGGCTACGACTACCAGGCGACCTCGGGCGTCCTCATCTCGACGCGACGGCTCGAGGCGGGACGCACGCCGCACATCATGGACATCGCGCCCACGGTGCTGAAGTACTTCGGGCTCGCGGTGCCGGCGGAGATCGATGGCAAGAGCCTGTTCTAG
- a CDS encoding peptidoglycan DD-metalloendopeptidase family protein, whose protein sequence is MLGAFCGERLFAQNERARADALARRATERIRALHAEAEQLATQERTILNELRRLEVDRQIKAEEVARFDAELLTVQSELAATGARAAALERRVVEDAPIIAARLSSLYRMGRPGYWRLLLDVEDVRSVGRAYRTVSAMARLDRERVDSHRRQLAELRAARVTLQRRAETARRVQAGASAARAAPDRAIHARNARVESIDRQRDLNAQLAGELQDAQRKLQAAIAALAAGRSAGDTIALPIEPFRGDLPWPARGRVRAAFGRRRASRFGTSIVRNGVEIDAAEGAAVGAIHEGTVAFAGPFPGFGNLVILQHSSDAGREDFSLYGHLETMAVRKGDGVERQRQVGTVGRTPTGAAALYFELRIDGRPVDPLQWLKR, encoded by the coding sequence GTGCTCGGCGCGTTCTGCGGTGAAAGGCTCTTCGCGCAGAACGAGCGCGCGCGCGCCGACGCGCTGGCGCGGCGCGCGACCGAACGCATCCGCGCGCTCCACGCCGAGGCCGAGCAGCTCGCCACCCAGGAGCGGACGATCCTGAACGAGCTGCGCCGGCTCGAAGTGGATCGGCAGATCAAGGCGGAAGAGGTCGCGCGCTTCGACGCGGAGCTGCTCACGGTGCAGAGCGAGCTGGCGGCGACCGGCGCGCGGGCGGCGGCGCTCGAGCGACGGGTCGTCGAGGACGCGCCGATCATCGCCGCGCGCCTGTCGTCGCTCTACCGGATGGGGCGGCCCGGTTACTGGCGGCTGCTGTTGGACGTCGAGGACGTGCGCAGCGTCGGCCGCGCGTACCGGACGGTCAGCGCGATGGCGCGCCTCGACCGCGAGCGCGTCGACAGCCACCGGCGGCAGCTCGCCGAGCTGCGCGCCGCGCGCGTCACGCTGCAACGCCGCGCCGAAACGGCGCGCCGCGTCCAGGCGGGCGCGTCGGCCGCGCGCGCGGCGCCCGACCGCGCGATCCACGCGCGCAACGCCCGCGTGGAGAGCATCGACCGCCAGCGCGACCTCAACGCGCAGCTCGCCGGCGAGCTGCAGGACGCCCAGCGGAAGCTGCAGGCCGCCATCGCCGCGCTGGCCGCCGGCCGCTCCGCGGGGGACACGATCGCGCTGCCGATCGAGCCGTTCCGCGGCGATCTGCCCTGGCCCGCGCGCGGCCGCGTCCGCGCGGCGTTCGGCCGCCGGCGCGCCTCGCGCTTCGGCACGAGCATCGTCCGCAACGGCGTGGAAATCGATGCGGCCGAGGGCGCCGCGGTGGGCGCGATCCACGAAGGCACGGTCGCGTTCGCCGGCCCGTTCCCGGGCTTCGGCAACCTCGTGATTCTCCAGCATTCGTCGGACGCAGGGCGCGAGGACTTTTCGCTCTACGGCCATCTCGAGACGATGGCGGTCAGAAAGGGAGACGGCGTCGAACGACAGAGGCAGGTTGGCACCGTTGGGCGCACGCCGACCGGCGCGGCCGCACTGTATTTCGAGCTGCGCATCGACGGTCGTCCGGTCGATCCCTTACAATGGCTGAAACGGTGA
- a CDS encoding PDZ domain-containing protein, with protein MSPRTRLIVLSISTPLLLFVLVGGLLGARIQPEPTTEQSLRVFEDVVSLIVHNYVEDANVDKVMDGAMRGLADGLDADSAYLQPAQVRAVESGERLPDGDVGLDLTRQYYLRVIAAREGSPAARAGLLPGDFVRAIDGKPTRDLSVYEGMRMLRGAPGSKVSVLVIRGNAADPHVIDLVREKPKPLAVSGRMVNGNVGYVRIPAFDATTVDALRRQVAELAAAGAAKLILDVRQTSEGPLDSGLAAAGLFVPPGTTIAMRAGRGQEKAPVVSEGGAPITMPAVVLINLGTSGAAELFAAALSGAERAKTIGEHTNGRAGLQKLVKLPQGSGLWLTYATYTTSRGDAIHEKGLTPAIEVEEAEVEFGKVADPAAADPVIEKALATLGA; from the coding sequence ATGAGCCCGCGCACCCGACTGATCGTTCTCTCGATCTCGACGCCGTTGCTGCTCTTCGTGCTGGTCGGCGGCCTGCTCGGCGCCCGCATCCAGCCCGAGCCCACGACCGAACAGTCGCTGCGCGTCTTCGAGGACGTCGTCTCGCTCATCGTCCACAACTACGTCGAAGACGCGAACGTGGACAAGGTGATGGACGGCGCGATGCGGGGCCTCGCCGATGGGCTCGATGCCGACAGCGCGTACCTCCAGCCGGCGCAGGTGCGCGCGGTGGAGTCCGGCGAGCGGCTGCCGGACGGAGACGTGGGACTCGACCTGACGCGCCAGTACTACCTGCGCGTGATCGCGGCGCGCGAAGGGTCGCCGGCCGCGCGCGCGGGGCTGCTCCCGGGCGATTTCGTCCGCGCGATCGACGGCAAGCCCACGCGCGACCTGTCGGTGTACGAAGGCATGCGGATGCTGCGCGGCGCGCCGGGCAGCAAGGTCTCCGTGCTGGTGATCCGCGGTAATGCCGCGGATCCGCACGTCATCGACCTCGTCCGCGAGAAGCCGAAGCCGCTGGCGGTCAGCGGGCGAATGGTGAACGGAAACGTGGGCTACGTCCGCATCCCGGCGTTCGACGCGACGACGGTGGACGCGCTGCGCCGCCAGGTCGCGGAGCTGGCGGCAGCCGGCGCCGCGAAGTTGATCCTGGACGTGCGGCAGACGAGCGAAGGGCCGCTGGACAGCGGGCTCGCCGCGGCGGGCCTCTTCGTGCCGCCCGGGACGACCATCGCCATGCGCGCCGGCCGCGGCCAGGAGAAGGCCCCGGTCGTCAGCGAAGGGGGCGCGCCGATCACGATGCCCGCCGTGGTCCTCATCAACCTGGGCACGTCGGGCGCCGCCGAGCTGTTCGCGGCCGCGCTTTCGGGCGCCGAGCGCGCCAAGACCATCGGCGAGCACACCAACGGCCGCGCCGGCCTGCAGAAGCTGGTGAAGCTGCCGCAGGGATCGGGCCTCTGGCTGACGTACGCCACCTACACCACCTCACGCGGCGACGCGATCCACGAAAAGGGGCTGACGCCCGCGATCGAAGTCGAAGAGGCCGAAGTCGAGTTCGGCAAGGTGGCCGACCCCGCGGCCGCGGATCCGGTCATCGAGAAGGCCCTCGCCACGCTTGGCGCGTAG
- the thrS gene encoding threonine--tRNA ligase, with the protein MSQLTVTLPDGSTRRVPAGTPVRDVAAQISSGLARVALAARVDDRLVDLSFPLEKDARLRIVTPEANGPEALTLYRHSTAHLLAAAVTNLFPGTQCGIGPATDEGFFYDFVVERPFVPEDLEKIEARMRELASQDLPYERQLWPRQEAIDFFARRGEPLKVQLIEEKTAGQDFVSCYTIKDRDLFVDFCVGPHVPSTSKLKAFKLLTTSNAYWKGDARNQPMQRVYGTAFFKDAELKAYLQRLEEAKRRDHRKLGRELGLFMFHQWAPGSAFWLTKGTVLYNILASYMREVLIPAGYQEVKAPIVFNKALWEASGHWQHYRENMFLVESENEQMGLKAMNCPGHFLIYRSDVRSYKDLPLRFHEQTPLHRNEASGVLSGLTRVRQFSQDDGHCFVMESQIGEEVTRLLRLVQRVYGDFGFKPEMKLSTRPAEFMGAIEAWNHAESELKRALDAVGEQYTINEGDGAFYGPKIDFDITDAIGRKWQCATIQLDYQMPERFDLKYVGADNAEHRPVVIHRAIFGSFERFIAMLIENYAGAFPLWLAPVQVVVLPIADRHAEYAARVRDRLAAAGLRVELDDRQEKIGYKIREAQLQKIPYMLVAGDKEVSDGSVSVRSRSGGDLGARGLDEFVVMAKEEVATRGKAEELGAVSRSA; encoded by the coding sequence ATGAGCCAGCTCACTGTGACGCTGCCCGACGGCTCGACCCGTCGCGTGCCAGCCGGCACTCCCGTGCGCGACGTCGCGGCCCAGATCTCCTCCGGCCTCGCCCGGGTGGCGCTCGCCGCGCGCGTCGACGACCGCCTGGTGGACCTGTCCTTTCCGCTGGAGAAGGACGCCCGACTGCGCATCGTGACGCCGGAGGCGAACGGCCCGGAAGCGCTGACGCTCTACCGGCACAGCACGGCGCACCTGCTGGCCGCCGCCGTGACGAACCTCTTCCCCGGCACGCAGTGCGGCATCGGCCCGGCCACCGACGAGGGGTTCTTCTACGACTTCGTGGTCGAGCGTCCCTTCGTGCCCGAGGACCTCGAGAAGATCGAGGCCCGGATGCGCGAGCTGGCCTCGCAGGATCTGCCGTACGAGCGGCAGCTGTGGCCGCGGCAGGAAGCGATCGACTTCTTTGCGCGGCGCGGCGAGCCGCTCAAGGTGCAGTTGATCGAAGAGAAGACGGCCGGGCAGGACTTCGTCTCCTGCTACACGATCAAGGACCGCGATCTCTTCGTCGACTTCTGCGTCGGCCCGCACGTGCCGTCCACGAGCAAGCTCAAGGCGTTCAAGCTCCTGACGACGTCCAACGCGTACTGGAAGGGGGACGCGCGCAATCAGCCCATGCAGCGCGTCTACGGCACCGCCTTCTTCAAGGATGCGGAGCTGAAGGCGTACCTGCAGCGTCTCGAGGAAGCAAAAAGGCGGGACCACAGGAAGCTCGGACGCGAGCTCGGGCTGTTCATGTTCCACCAGTGGGCGCCCGGATCGGCGTTCTGGCTGACGAAGGGCACGGTGCTCTACAACATTCTCGCCAGCTACATGCGCGAGGTGCTGATCCCCGCGGGTTACCAGGAAGTGAAGGCGCCGATCGTCTTCAACAAGGCGCTCTGGGAGGCGTCCGGGCACTGGCAGCATTACCGCGAGAACATGTTCCTCGTGGAGAGCGAGAACGAGCAGATGGGGCTGAAGGCCATGAACTGCCCCGGCCACTTCCTCATCTACCGCAGCGATGTCCGCAGCTACAAGGACCTGCCGCTGCGCTTCCACGAGCAGACGCCGCTGCACCGCAACGAAGCGTCCGGCGTGCTCTCGGGGCTCACGCGCGTCCGGCAGTTCAGCCAGGACGACGGGCACTGCTTCGTGATGGAGTCGCAGATCGGCGAGGAGGTCACGCGGCTGCTCCGCCTCGTGCAGCGCGTGTACGGCGACTTCGGATTCAAGCCGGAGATGAAGCTGTCGACCCGGCCGGCCGAGTTCATGGGTGCGATCGAGGCGTGGAACCACGCGGAGAGCGAGCTGAAGCGCGCGCTCGACGCCGTCGGGGAGCAGTACACGATCAACGAGGGGGACGGCGCGTTCTACGGGCCGAAGATCGACTTCGACATCACCGATGCGATCGGGCGGAAGTGGCAGTGCGCCACGATCCAGCTCGATTACCAGATGCCGGAGCGGTTCGACCTGAAGTACGTGGGCGCCGACAACGCCGAGCACCGGCCGGTGGTCATCCACCGCGCCATCTTCGGGAGTTTCGAGCGCTTCATCGCGATGCTGATCGAGAACTACGCCGGCGCCTTCCCGCTGTGGCTCGCGCCCGTGCAGGTCGTCGTGCTGCCCATCGCCGACCGGCACGCCGAGTACGCCGCCCGGGTGCGCGACCGGCTCGCGGCCGCCGGGCTTCGCGTGGAGCTCGACGACCGCCAGGAAAAGATCGGCTATAAGATCCGGGAAGCCCAGTTGCAGAAGATCCCCTACATGCTGGTAGCGGGGGACAAGGAAGTGTCGGACGGCAGCGTGTCCGTGCGCAGCCGCAGCGGCGGCGACCTGGGCGCCCGCGGGCTGGATGAGTTCGTCGTGATGGCGAAGGAAGAAGTCGCCACCCGGGGAAAGGCCGAGGAGCTTGGTGCTGTGAGCAGGTCTGCATAG
- a CDS encoding translation initiation factor IF-3 — protein sequence MRRDDRLRVNERIRVREIRVIDDSGAQIGIMAPPQALALAREKGLDLVEISPTASPPVCRIMDYGKFQYTEQKRQRQAKKHQKVIEVKEIKFRPKVDEHDYQFKKKHIERFLEDGDKVKATIFFRGREMAHPEIGRRILERLIEDLAEVATPENMPRQEGNQMHTILAQKKK from the coding sequence ATGCGTCGTGATGATCGGCTTCGCGTGAACGAGCGCATCCGGGTGCGCGAGATCCGGGTCATCGACGACTCCGGGGCTCAGATCGGCATCATGGCGCCGCCGCAGGCGCTCGCGCTCGCACGCGAAAAGGGGCTCGACCTGGTCGAGATCTCGCCGACCGCCAGCCCGCCGGTGTGCCGGATCATGGATTACGGCAAGTTCCAGTACACCGAGCAGAAGCGCCAGCGGCAGGCGAAAAAGCACCAGAAGGTGATCGAGGTCAAGGAAATCAAGTTCCGGCCGAAGGTCGACGAGCACGACTACCAGTTCAAGAAGAAGCACATCGAGCGCTTCCTCGAGGACGGGGACAAGGTGAAGGCGACGATCTTCTTCCGCGGACGCGAGATGGCGCACCCGGAAATCGGGCGGCGGATTCTCGAGCGGCTGATCGAGGACCTGGCGGAGGTCGCCACGCCGGAGAACATGCCGCGCCAGGAAGGGAACCAGATGCACACGATTCTGGCGCAGAAGAAGAAATAA
- the rpmI gene encoding 50S ribosomal protein L35, whose protein sequence is MPKLKSHRGAAKRFKKTATGKITRGKAFRRHILTSKSRSRKRGLRGDTVVAAGDMKKMRLMLPYD, encoded by the coding sequence ATGCCGAAGCTGAAATCGCACCGCGGCGCCGCCAAGCGGTTCAAGAAGACCGCGACGGGAAAGATCACGAGGGGCAAGGCGTTCCGCCGCCACATCCTGACGAGCAAGTCGCGCTCGCGCAAGCGCGGGCTGCGCGGCGACACGGTGGTCGCGGCGGGAGACATGAAGAAGATGAGGCTCATGCTCCCTTACGACTAG
- the rplT gene encoding 50S ribosomal protein L20: MPRVKRGNVRRAKRKKLLSRAKGFYQTKSKLYRAAKLAVDKSLGYAFVGRRNKKRDFRRLWVVRINAAARENGLSYNQMISGLKKAGVEIDRKILADLAINDAAAFARLAETAKGARS, from the coding sequence ATGCCGAGAGTCAAACGTGGCAACGTTCGCCGGGCGAAGCGCAAGAAGCTTCTCTCGCGCGCCAAGGGGTTCTACCAGACCAAGAGCAAGCTGTATCGCGCCGCCAAGCTGGCGGTGGACAAGTCGCTCGGCTACGCCTTTGTCGGCCGCCGCAACAAGAAACGCGACTTCCGCCGCCTGTGGGTCGTCCGCATCAACGCGGCCGCGCGCGAGAACGGCCTCAGCTACAACCAGATGATCAGCGGCCTGAAGAAGGCCGGCGTGGAGATCGACCGCAAGATCCTCGCGGATCTGGCGATCAACGACGCCGCCGCCTTCGCGCGGCTCGCCGAAACGGCCAAGGGAGCCAGATCCTGA
- the pheS gene encoding phenylalanine--tRNA ligase subunit alpha — protein MPDSPSIETLRRQFDAELAQVAAEDDLRALRDRYLARKGGLVSSLLKAVATAPAAERPALGKLANEFKQAAEAAIAERQAAFDAARAPAGSVDVTLPGRRPAIGHRHPLTVVRDEVEAIFVRMGFSIVEGPEVEDDWHNFEALNMPPEHPARDMQDTLYLATPLPGAPAARDGGAPRRATLLRTHTSGMQIRYMEAHQPPVRIIAPGRVYRRDNLDPTHTPMFSQVEGLVVGEGISLADLKGTLFAWAREIFGRDTRVKFRPSFFPYTEPSAEMDVSCFACGGAGRQEDGSGCSVCKRTGWLEVLGCGMVHPALFEAVGYDAERYTGFAFGMGIERIAMLRYGVDDIRSFYENDRRFLEQFPL, from the coding sequence TTGCCTGACTCCCCTTCCATCGAGACCCTCCGCCGCCAGTTCGACGCCGAGCTCGCCCAGGTAGCCGCCGAGGACGACCTGCGTGCGCTGCGCGACCGCTACCTGGCGCGCAAGGGAGGGCTCGTCTCGAGCCTGCTGAAGGCCGTCGCAACCGCGCCGGCGGCCGAGCGCCCGGCGCTCGGCAAGCTCGCCAACGAGTTCAAGCAGGCCGCCGAGGCCGCGATCGCGGAGCGCCAGGCCGCATTCGATGCCGCGCGCGCGCCGGCCGGCTCGGTGGACGTCACGCTTCCGGGACGCCGGCCGGCGATTGGCCATCGCCATCCGCTCACCGTCGTTCGCGACGAGGTGGAAGCGATCTTCGTCCGCATGGGCTTTTCCATCGTCGAGGGGCCCGAGGTCGAGGACGACTGGCACAACTTCGAGGCGTTGAACATGCCGCCGGAGCACCCGGCGCGCGACATGCAGGACACGCTGTACCTGGCGACGCCGCTCCCCGGAGCACCAGCGGCCCGCGACGGCGGCGCCCCGCGCCGCGCGACGCTGCTCCGCACGCACACCTCGGGCATGCAGATCCGCTACATGGAAGCGCACCAGCCGCCGGTGCGGATCATCGCGCCCGGACGCGTGTACCGCCGCGACAACCTCGACCCAACCCACACGCCCATGTTCTCGCAGGTGGAGGGGCTCGTCGTCGGAGAGGGGATCTCGCTCGCCGACCTCAAAGGGACGCTCTTCGCGTGGGCGCGCGAAATCTTCGGTCGTGACACGCGCGTGAAATTCCGGCCGAGTTTCTTCCCGTACACGGAACCCAGCGCCGAGATGGACGTCAGCTGCTTCGCCTGCGGCGGCGCCGGCCGGCAAGAGGACGGATCCGGCTGCAGCGTCTGCAAGCGCACCGGGTGGCTCGAGGTGCTCGGCTGCGGCATGGTGCACCCGGCGCTCTTCGAGGCGGTCGGCTACGACGCGGAGCGGTACACCGGGTTTGCGTTCGGCATGGGCATCGAGCGGATCGCGATGCTGCGCTACGGCGTGGACGACATCCGGTCCTTCTACGAAAACGACCGGCGCTTCCTGGAGCAGTTCCCGCTATGA
- a CDS encoding phenylalanine--tRNA ligase subunit beta produces MKLVLPWMREFAAVPADASADAVASRLASCGFEVAEILAAAAGGPVIDFEVTANRPDCLSVVGLAREAAVAFGVDFRIPDSRISAASASSAVEVEIAAPELCPRYAAQVARVQIGPSPSWLAERLHAAGVRPINNVVDVTNYVMIERGHPMHAFDLERLAGRRIVVRSARKGETLRTLDGVERTLEPDMLVIADAERVAAIAGVMGGADSEVSDRTTLVAFESAWFLPRSVRITSRRLGLKTEASARFERGADIEAPVTAMARAIELLEKIGGGQAVGPVVDSYPRRADRRVLELRRARIAHLLGADVPAADTERLLAGLGFGAAARGEAWQIEVPAWRVDVTREVDLIEEIGRHYGYDRLPTSFPPLGEVTPAPDPRIGRDDLARRVMLAAGFDEAVTFTFIERKAAEPFAAEGSIAAIANPLSEKFTVLRPSLLPGLLDALAHNRRHGQADVRLFEIGACFNTNDGEHRRAGLVWIGRADEEHWSAPPRAVDFFDARGVAERLCGAFRVPPRFVEASERCLAAGRAARVLGADGRLLGIVGQLHPAVVEARDVPGRDDVYVAELDLDALGAGMHAARIEPLPRFPSIVRDLSILADVRLPAADVRGTIRSAAPATLVEVGEFDRYQGKGIPEGRVSLSYHLTFRAADRTLTDAEVDQAMAAIVAALQQSHGAERR; encoded by the coding sequence ATGAAGCTCGTGCTGCCGTGGATGCGCGAATTCGCCGCGGTGCCGGCCGACGCATCAGCCGACGCGGTGGCGTCGCGGCTGGCATCGTGCGGCTTCGAAGTGGCCGAGATCCTGGCAGCGGCGGCGGGCGGGCCGGTGATTGACTTCGAAGTCACGGCCAATCGCCCGGACTGCCTGAGCGTCGTCGGGCTCGCGCGCGAAGCGGCGGTGGCGTTCGGGGTGGATTTCCGCATTCCCGATTCCAGGATTTCTGCGGCTTCCGCGTCTTCCGCGGTGGAGGTTGAGATCGCGGCGCCTGAGCTCTGCCCGCGATACGCCGCGCAGGTGGCGCGCGTGCAGATTGGGCCCTCCCCCTCCTGGCTGGCCGAGCGGCTGCACGCGGCCGGCGTGCGTCCCATCAACAACGTCGTGGACGTCACCAACTACGTGATGATCGAGCGCGGGCACCCGATGCACGCGTTCGATCTGGAGCGGCTCGCCGGACGCCGGATCGTCGTACGCTCCGCGCGGAAGGGTGAGACGCTCCGGACCCTCGACGGCGTCGAGCGGACGCTCGAACCGGACATGCTCGTGATTGCCGACGCGGAGCGGGTGGCCGCGATCGCGGGCGTGATGGGGGGCGCGGACTCCGAGGTGAGCGATCGCACGACGCTGGTGGCGTTCGAGAGCGCGTGGTTCCTGCCGCGGTCGGTCAGGATCACGAGCCGCCGCCTCGGCCTGAAGACCGAGGCCAGCGCGCGGTTCGAGCGGGGCGCGGACATCGAGGCGCCGGTCACCGCGATGGCGCGCGCGATCGAACTGCTGGAGAAGATCGGCGGCGGCCAGGCGGTCGGTCCGGTGGTGGACAGCTATCCGCGGCGGGCCGATCGGCGCGTGCTCGAACTGCGGCGCGCGCGCATCGCGCACCTCCTGGGTGCAGACGTGCCCGCGGCCGACACGGAGCGTCTTCTCGCGGGCCTGGGGTTCGGGGCGGCCGCGCGCGGCGAGGCCTGGCAGATCGAAGTGCCGGCGTGGCGCGTGGACGTGACGCGAGAAGTCGACCTCATCGAGGAAATCGGCCGGCACTACGGGTACGATCGGTTGCCAACCTCCTTCCCGCCGCTTGGCGAGGTGACGCCCGCGCCGGACCCGCGGATTGGGCGCGACGACCTCGCGCGCCGCGTGATGCTGGCGGCAGGTTTCGACGAAGCGGTGACATTCACGTTCATCGAGCGCAAGGCCGCGGAGCCGTTTGCCGCGGAGGGCTCGATCGCGGCCATCGCCAACCCGCTCTCCGAGAAGTTCACGGTCCTTCGCCCGTCGCTGCTGCCCGGCCTGCTGGACGCGCTGGCACACAACCGCCGCCACGGCCAGGCTGATGTGCGCCTGTTCGAGATCGGCGCCTGCTTCAACACGAACGACGGCGAACACCGCCGCGCGGGCCTCGTCTGGATCGGCCGGGCGGACGAAGAGCACTGGAGCGCGCCGCCGCGCGCCGTGGATTTCTTCGACGCGCGCGGCGTCGCCGAGCGCCTGTGCGGCGCCTTCCGCGTCCCGCCGCGGTTCGTCGAAGCGTCAGAGCGGTGCCTGGCCGCCGGGCGCGCGGCGCGCGTTCTTGGAGCGGACGGCCGCCTCCTCGGGATCGTCGGCCAGCTGCATCCGGCCGTCGTCGAGGCGCGCGACGTGCCGGGGCGCGACGACGTGTACGTCGCCGAGCTGGACCTCGATGCGCTCGGCGCCGGCATGCACGCGGCACGGATCGAGCCGCTGCCACGTTTCCCTTCCATCGTTCGCGACCTTTCGATCCTGGCCGATGTCCGCTTGCCTGCCGCGGATGTTCGTGGCACTATCCGCTCGGCGGCGCCCGCCACGCTGGTCGAGGTCGGCGAGTTCGATCGCTACCAGGGCAAGGGCATTCCCGAAGGCCGCGTCAGCCTGTCGTACCACCTGACGTTCCGCGCGGCGGATCGCACGCTGACCGACGCGGAAGTCGACCAGGCGATGGCGGCCATCGTCGCGGCGCTGCAACAGTCACACGGCGCGGAGCGCCGGTAG